GGACCTCGTCCCCTGCTTACAGTTAAAGACAAAATTAATTCATGAACAAACCCCAGACGGATCTATATAACTTAGTCATATTGGGTATCAACGTCTCTAGGAGCTGGTATGTCAGAAACCTAGGTAAAAGGATAAGACAATGTAGGATCTTGGGGTATACTCATGAATTATGAAAGACTTAAAAACTTGTTATGAATCAGTCTTAGCTATGCAtctgtaacaaaataaaacccacGAGAGAGACCCcagaaaaaagtttaaatgaGTTCCAACATACTTGCGGGGTGAGATGGAACTTGAACGAGAGCGACCAGGCCTACGAATTGGGGATCGGCTACGCCTACGGATTGGAGATCTTCTGGGAGGACTGCGTAGTCTCCTTGGAGGTGGAGACCTGAAACACGCCgaatacaaaacatatataaaactgACACATTTTTCCCGGTCTAATTTACTGAGTAATATAGTCTATAAAGCTGTGATTCCTAAACTTCGATTACTAAGGGTGTAATTCAGGTACCAAATAGACATACCTTCGTCTTAGAGGAAGAGGAGACCTTCTTCGAACAGGACTGCCACGAATTCTTCTAGGGGAGCCCCTGCTGACAGATAAAAGGTGAGCTATCGAATCTGAAACACACCAGACAAAACAGATGGTGCCATAACTAACCTTGGAGGAGATCTATATCGTCTTGGAGGGGGAGAAGATGGAGAACGGCCTCTAGATGGTGATGCTGGCCTACGTCTAGGAGGTGTATCACCGCGACGGCGGATAGGAGAGCCCGGCCTCCGGCGATGGGGAGAATCAGGTGATCGCCTTCTAGGTGATAAGCCTCTCCTAGGTAGAGGTGATCGCCTTCTCGGAGAAAGCCCTGTTTTCCGTTGAGGAGATGCTAAGCACATATTGATGATACTAATTAACACAACATAAAGCATATACTacaacaattataaataaccaaaatataagGATTTGACATACTCTCTCTTGGGCGCCTGGGACCACCATCTTTCTCAGCGTCAGCAGCAGCATTATCAGATTTTGGAGCATCTCTTTTTGGTGCAGCTGAGACAGGTTTAGGGGGTGAAGATACTTTCTGACGAGGTGGTAGTGTGAACGTTGCTTTAACAACCTTTCCATCAATTTGGGCCTGTGTTcagtgaacaaaaaaaaaacatgcataAATCTTCTCTGTCAATATGTCAAGTACAGTGCATTTCATAATTGGAAAGAGACATACACCATCCATGTAGAGCTGAGCTTTCTCAGCATCAGCTCTTGCCTTGAACTCAACATAACCATGTCCTCTTGGAAGATTAACCTGTTAATAATATTCAAAGGAATTATGAGCAGATTTCAACAAGTGATGCAAGTAAACAACAGAGAGTAAAGAGAATAGCAACTTACAGCTCGATCCATCGCAATTTCGACATGTATAACTTCACCAAAGTTGCCTAATAATAACATGAAACCAAGCCATGTTATAAGACTTAACATTTAGCCAAcacaaggaaaacaaaagaccaGTGATGATCGTAATGCCGTATACACTACTGATGACATTAGCGGACATGTGTAGACAGTTATCATGTAGTAAGattagaagaagcagaagaaacagagaaaagagaaatcaaCATACCAAAGATTTCTTTGAGATGGGCTTCATTCACATTCCTGCTAAGAGAATCAACATGGAGAACAAGAGATTCTTGAACAGCTTTCCTGAAAGCATAAAAGATTGTAAAGTCAGTAATGACGAAAGCATAAACACTAGAATATATTTATGTGAACGAGTCAGATATTACTTGGAAGGTGAAGATGCTCCTTTAgatggtggaggaggaggagagcgACCTCGCCTAGCAGGTCCAGCAGGACTACACAAGAAGATACATCAGAACATCAATTCGAATTCGAGCTGAACGAACCAAGAAGAATGAAAGCGAAATTACACAAATCCAATTCGAACAATTGGTAAGTGATTGAAAGAAACCCTAACCTTTTTCCACGACGTGGAGGACTGCGACTCCCAGAACTGACGCTTCGcgaaggagatgaagatgaagagagcGATCTAGAACGGGAGCGTGAGCGGGAAATAGACCTGGAGGGGCTCGAACCCGAACGAGATCTGGAACTGGAACGAGATGACGAGCCAGACACGGAGGGGGAACGACGGCCACGACTTGGTTTCGCCATGGGCGAGAGATATCGAGAAAATCGCGAGAAACCTTGCTTCAAAACCCTAGCggataaaaaagattagaggAGAGAGACAGACAGACAGActgtgactttttttttccagtctcctttttttttccgcgGACTGCAAATTAAACCGAAGATGATACGTGGCAGGTTTTTATTTGCTTGATAAATTGAGggatttatatgttttttaaagcattttataaagtataaataCCATAATGAGCTCAATTTGTGTCCTTTCCCATTTTTCATATCAGATTTGAATGTGTCACTAATCAAAAGTTCTTCAAATCCTACAGGAAAATTCAAACAGAAAAGCTAGTAACTCCCataaaaaattcaacaacTTATAAAATGTTGTAATCGATTGTCTGTGGTCGTGTACACCATCCAATTAGGATCAATTAGATACCATTTTTCTATAGCTCTCTTGTTGTCCCATAATTTGTTGATATTGTTGTTGCCTTGGTACAAACTTAAGAGCaatctcaaaatcaaagtaTCTTAGATTGAATCTAGTCATTGAATAACACCGAAACCATTAAGGTTTATTCATACATCTATATAGAAGTGTCAAATGGTCATCTGACCATGGGCTAAGCCCAGTCCACAACATTATGGACAGTCCATGGTCGGCCCGTAATGAAAACGGGCTATATGGTCTAAAGACCAATTTTGTCCATGGGTTTAATGGGCTAGCCCACACGGTTTATGGTTGGCCCATCAATTTTTTCAAcacataaatttttttctcttctctctctttcggCAACGACGCTCTCTCTCCCGGCGACAAAGCTCTCTCTCGGCGACGACCAAGCTCGACCTCTCTCTCAACTCCTACTCCGGTTAGTTCTACTAGCTTGTGGGTTTGTCCAAAGTTCAATTGTGAATTTTGGATATGAGGAGAGCTAGCTAGCAAATGGGCacttttcagattttgtttatgtttcgCCATTTCGAATTTCATTATGAATTGAAGCACATCAATATGTAGAGACCCTTTGTGTTGTAAGTTCATGCTTAATTATTCCAGAAGGCTAGTGATTTAGTCAAGTTCATgctttatttgtttatcacTGCTAAACGTGTGTAtgtctttatttgtttcagaaaTATGGAATTGGATACTCAAAACTTGGTTGATGAAGACAACTTTAATCTTGAGGATCAAGAAATGGACCATGAAGATCCAGAAATGGATCAGATACTACCTCATGAAACTGCTTCTTCAGGGACAGCTGAGAGAGGTAAAAGTAGTGTAAGTAGATTTCGTGCTGCATGCTGGAAAAACTTCGATAGAGGACAGAAATATCCTAATGGGAAAACTGAGGTTACATGCAAATATTGTGAGCAGACTTATCACTTGAATCTGAGACGAAATGGTACTAATACCATGAATCGTCATATGAGATCTTGTGAGAAGACTCCTGGAAGTACACCTAGAATTAGCAGAAAGGTGGATATGATGGTCTTTAGAGAAATGATTGCAGTGGCTTTAGTTCAACATAATCTTCCATATTCGTTTGTCGAATATGAAAGAATTAGAGAAGCCTTTACATATGCTAACCCTTATATAGAATTTTGGAGCAGAAATACTGCAGCTTCTGATGTCTACAAGATttatgaaagagagaaaattaagCTTAAGGAAAAGTTAGCTATAATCCCGGGTAGAATATGCTTAACAACAGATTTGTGGAGAGCTTTAACTGTTGAAAGTTATATTTGCTTAACAGCTCATTATGTAGATGTTGATGGTGTTCTGAAAACGAAGATCTTATCTTTCTGTGCTTTCCCGCCTCCACATTCTGGAGTAGCTATAGCAATGAAGCTTAGTGAGCTGTTGAAAGATTGGGGAATTGAGAAGAAAGTTTTTACTTTAACTGTAGATAATGCTTCTGCAAATGATACTATGCAAAGCATTTTAAAGCATAATGCTTCTGAAAATGCATTCTTATACTTAgtgagaattttgttttgttggtcaTATTTCAGGGGTTTTACTCTTACTTTTCTGAAAGAAATGGAACTGGAAAATCACCATTAGATATGTACTTGGAAGAGCCTGTGTTAGATATGGTCTCTTTTAGAGATATGGATGTTATTGCATATTGGAAAAACAATGTCTCGCGTTTTAAAGAATTGTCATCGATGGCATGTGATATCTTAAGCATTCCGATCACTACCGTGGCATCGGAATCAGCTTTTAGTATAGGTAGTCGTGTGCTTAACAAATATAGAAGCTGCCTTTTACCTACTAATGTGCAAGCCCTCCTATGTACTAGAAACTGGTTTCGTGGATTTCAAGAAGTTGGTAATATTCACATCTTGAACTCGTTTATAATAGTAAACTTATATGGCTTTTGGACTGCAGCTTTTAGATTAATAGCTCGGTTTTTCTTATTGAAGAAACTGATGAGATCCAAGGTCAAGAGGACACAAACACCACCCTTGCATGAACGTTTCAAGACTGGGAAGAAACAAGTACATGGTTGTTCTCTTAAGCTCTGAGCCTATGGTTATGTGTTTATTATTCTCAGTACATGGCTGATTTGATGATGTATGTCTTTGACAGATTGTTATAGGTTGTGATGGTATCCGGTCTAAGGTTGCAACTTGGATGAcagattttggtttggaaTTGATTCTGGATTTTGTCTCTTACTTATAATCATTTGTGATTGATTACATTGTGGAAATGTTGTTTAAGCTTATTGTTTTACCTAAGCTTATTGAAGATGGCCACTTCTGGTTTCCAATTTCTAGATGTTGGAGTAGTATTGAAATGGGTTTCTCTGTTAAATCATTCTCCATGTAGCCATTGTAggcttttttctttacttgtaGGTGCATATAGAGAGTCTTAGATGCGTGTTTGAGTTGTCACGGTTGATTACAAGACTGGGAAGAACAGGTACATGCATGTTTGATTTCATGTTGATGTTATGGTTTTATAAATAGAGCTTTTGACGAGATTGTGTGAAAATGCATTGTATATAAACATCATTGTATGGGCTGGCCATGGGCTGACCATTGGACAATGGTCTTTAATGGTCTTGGACAAATTTTTAGACCATTGTCCATTAAAGACCAACCAATAAAACCCATGAAAAAAATGGTCCAAGTGGACATGACCAATGGGCTTTGGACAGCCCAATTGACACTTCTACATCTATATAAACTAATCTGATTTATCATCATAAAACACTTCCAACGCCATTTGGTCCTATTCTTGCAAAACCTTTTACAATCATGAATCATGGTGTTTGAAAATTGTCCATCGTTTTTGCAAGATACAAAGAAGAGGATTCAGATAACATGaacaatattattaaaactaGGCCACAAGGTTGGGGTACAATGTCTTAAACAAATAGTAAAGCCAGAAActttaaagaagagaatcaaacCTACTAATTAAGAAAGCAACATACTAATTAAGCTTCAGTGAGATGGAAAAGCCTTCCTACAAATCAGTAGATCATAAAGTCAAAAGCTAATTCTAACTCATTGTCCAGAATGTTGATGGTTCCTGATCCTGCTTGAACGTCTCACAGGTGttatcatctctttctcttcgtGACCACTTCTCTTTTGTATCTTCTCATATGTTGTGAAACTTCCATATGAAACAGAACCTATGGAGTACTCTGATGCAGAGGAAGCCATGGATTCACCGCTATCATTACTCTTCTTGCCTCCTCCTCCGCTTTGATGTTCTTTAAGATCATCTTTCTTGTTGCTGCAGCTGTGTAATGGTTTGTTCTTACTGAAGCTGAAACTCATCTCAGAAGGGAATGATGATACCTCTCTTTTTCTGTCATcaccaacttcttcttcttcttccttgaaaTTCAATGAAGAAAGCCTTTCTCTGATCAGATTCTCTACTGGCACATGCTCGACAACTTTAGTTGCAGAGATTGCTGTTGGTTCGCCATCTTCATGTTGCAGCATCACaggttttgtcttcttcttggctAATAGGAAACCAGCTGCTACTGCTGCAAGTATAACCATCATAGTCGAAAACAAGACTAACACTTTCTTCTGGCCACTCAACAAAATGTCCTCCGAACCTGCATCATTAACAACTTCACCAAAcccactctcttcttcttctacttcattACCGTCATGTTCAACATCTGTAGCTTCTTCTGAAACACTGAGGCTACCTCCAGCAATTTCCccaacaccttcttcttcttgtacaGTTTCAACATTGGCTACTCCGGTTTGTTCTTGCTGGTTACTACTGATTGCAGCAGACTGCACATCGTCAAGCAGTTGTGCGTCGGATTCAGCTTCTTCCATGTTATTCTGgtcattttcttcatattcttCCTGCCCTTCAACAACATCAGTTTCTTGGCCACCATGTCCTTCTTCAGAAAGAGATTCTGAATACCTTTCACCTCCGTTCACCTCTGTATCTGTAGCTATCTTGATCTCAGCCTGCTCATCACATTCATCAACAATTTCTAAGTTTACCtttccttcttcattctcCTGCTCGACTtcattatcatcttcttcgtagACAGCTTCAAGACTGATTTCACCACTGTTTTCCGATTCTTCTTCAGGTTCCTGATGACCAACATTCACTTCTTCTATATCCACTTCTAAGCTATCCACTATGAACCCATCAACAATGATTTCAACACTAGTTGACTGGAAAACAGCATCAGACAACCTTTTGTCTTCCAAAAGAACTGTCAAgttatgaaattgaaaaggaACACTTCCCTCCTCTTCTCGTAGACTTGAGACCAGCTTATCAAGATACACAAATGATGATTCTGCCCACATCCTCAGCTTTGCACCCAACTGCTCAAAGTTCTCGCTAGCAGACATTATGATCTCTGGAGAGATGTTAAACTGATAGAAAGGTGAATCTGTGATGGTTTGTTGAGAAAACGTCGTTGAAGAAACCAACAACAGATACGCCACACCAAGAGCCAAAATCCAACCAAGCAACATGGATGTCTTGCTGAAACGAGACTGTTTTGAAATCTgatgagtttcttcttcttcaatgctTTCGCCAActactacttcttcttcttcatcatcactctctACAGCTTCCAAACGCTCTTCACCATCAACATCCAGAATTTCCTCTGCGGCTTCCAAACGCTCTtcaccatcatcttcttgttcttctacTGCAACTACACCTTCCTGAGAAGCAACTTCCTCCTCTTGTTGACCTTCCTCCTCTCGTTCTGCAGACAAATCAGTGTCAGAAGAAGAGCTTTCAGAGATGAAAAGCTCCTCAAGCTGCTTGCACTCATCAGAACGATGCTCAATTTTTGGATTTGGCTTATAATGGAGAAACTGAGGCCTCGGTGACAAGTAATTCTTCTTTGGATCATAAGGTGCCACCACTGGATCCACTTCATGAGACTCAAACACAGGAAATGTGCATGGAACATAAGGAGGAAGAGGACTGATCTTGAAGCTTGAATTATCATTACTCTTCCTCTCAAGAATCTCATCGAAATCACTGACAGTAATATCATGTGATTCCTCTTCACGAAGCTGCTTAGTTTCATCGATGCAAATCTGGTCTACATCTTTATCTTCCCCAATGATGCTTATCACATCAGAAAACGAGACAGACGACTTTACCTGAACCTGGTGATGGGATTTGTCAAAGGATCGAGACACTTCGTTTTTATCAGACAAGATCTTCTTCCTCGGCGATGGATTGATCTTGGAAACGGCTGAAATTGTCGGTGACATGAAATGCTTGGAACCTTTTGTTGGACCTTTGACGACATTAGCGATTTGATCCTTGTCGTTCTGATTCTCTTTATCACCAATCTCAACACGATTACTGCATTCTCTACCGATTGAGTTTCTCCGGGACGGATCTGCCGAAAATGGATTGCCTCGGAAACTGCGACGCATCAGATCTCCGGTTTCCGAGTTTCTTTGCTTAGGGTTTGGTCTGGAAGGCATTGAAggcgaagaggaagagaatagagaagaaggagaaacagagatcTTGTTCTTTGCTGGAGAAGACGCCATGAATGAAAATCACTCCGGAAATCAGAATGGGTTATTTAACAAATCTCAGATTTTTTGCGCTCGttaaaggaaagaaaatatgCAAGAATCTGCAAGATTGTGAATGTAAAAAGTTCctaagtttttgaatttttaaaagagagagagatagagagatcgTAACGGCTAGTTGCCAATTTGCGATTTATTTATACATAGTGGATAGAAAAATCCCTAATAATTTTAAGTATTGCAAattgattctgattttgacCATTTTTCACTGATACCCtagttttccaaatttctGTTATCTCCCCATAAATTTAAGATCTATCTAAATGCCCCATGCTTATTAAAGACTTCACAACGTAAGATTTGATTCCTCTTTCTTCCTGTAAAGttgttaaatttataaacgTGGATATTTATGGACAATGTAGAAACAGTGGGAAGAAATTAATGATTCTCAAAACCTTGGGgttcaaattaaaacaaaatttcaatttctgtAGCCGGAAAATAGAGCAGACGATGTAACTGGGCCGCCACGATGATGACACGTCTGATCGCAGAGAATAAACTAGCCGTTATGGGCTCTCGTAAAGGGTAAGAGACGTTAATCAACCTATTAAAAAGACAGGTAAATCAGAAAAGCAGGCTTTGGGCCCGTCCACTGATGGAAAAAGTGAAAGCACCAATTATGTTGAAGGTTTTTACTTAACGGGCTTTTGACTgacattaaagaaaatttggtCATCGGCTAACTAAATAGGCCCAGTTTACATTATTTTCTGAGTTCCAATGAAATAAAATCCTTTTCTAAAAGTCATCCTCAAATACCACATCTGTGTGAACCTCATCGACACAAATCAGAATatctttcataattttatggatttataacttattttgCGATTATCTGCGAAAGTGATTAATTAAGATGAGTGTTCATGTTGCAGAACTAATCGTTTTCGGAATAACTACCATCAAAATAGTTCTAGACAATTGTTACAATTACGTTTCTAGATTAATTTAGTCCATGAGAATTGAATTCTGAGGGGAttacttttccttctttcagGCCAAATTTTTGCTATTGAATATCAACCTGTTGATATGAGTTAAATCTGCATTATGACTTAT
This sequence is a window from Arabidopsis thaliana chromosome 1 sequence. Protein-coding genes within it:
- the SR45 gene encoding arginine/serine-rich 45; the protein is MAKPSRGRRSPSVSGSSSRSSSRSRSGSSPSRSISRSRSRSRSLSSSSSPSRSVSSGSRSPPRRGKSPAGPARRGRSPPPPPSKGASSPSKKAVQESLVLHVDSLSRNVNEAHLKEIFGNFGEVIHVEIAMDRAVNLPRGHGYVEFKARADAEKAQLYMDGAQIDGKVVKATFTLPPRQKVSSPPKPVSAAPKRDAPKSDNAAADAEKDGGPRRPRERLSPRRRSPLPRRGLSPRRRSPDSPHRRRPGSPIRRRGDTPPRRRPASPSRGRSPSSPPPRRYRSPPRGSPRRIRGSPVRRRSPLPLRRRSPPPRRLRSPPRRSPIRRRSRSPIRRPGRSRSSSISPRKGRGPAGRRGRSSSYSSSPSPRRIPRKISRSRSPKSYV
- a CDS encoding uncharacterized protein (unknown protein; LOCATED IN: chloroplast; BEST Arabidopsis thaliana protein match is: unknown protein (TAIR:AT2G16270.1); Has 10587 Blast hits to 5736 proteins in 617 species: Archae - 88; Bacteria - 963; Metazoa - 3686; Fungi - 820; Plants - 541; Viruses - 438; Other Eukaryotes - 4051 (source: NCBI BLink).), with the translated sequence MASSPAKNKISVSPSSLFSSSSPSMPSRPNPKQRNSETGDLMRRSFRGNPFSADPSRRNSIGRECSNRVEIGDKENQNDKDQIANVVKGPTKGSKHFMSPTISAVSKINPSPRKKILSDKNEVSRSFDKSHHQVQVKSSVSFSDVISIIGEDKDVDQICIDETKQLREEESHDITVSDFDEILERKSNDNSSFKISPLPPYVPCTFPVFESHEVDPVVAPYDPKKNYLSPRPQFLHYKPNPKIEHRSDECKQLEELFISESSSSDTDLSAEREEEGQQEEEVASQEGVVAVEEQEDDGEERLEAAEEILDVDGEERLEAVESDDEEEEVVVGESIEEEETHQISKQSRFSKTSMLLGWILALGVAYLLLVSSTTFSQQTITDSPFYQFNISPEIIMSASENFEQLGAKLRMWAESSFVYLDKLVSSLREEEGSVPFQFHNLTVLLEDKRLSDAVFQSTSVEIIVDGFIVDSLEVDIEEVNVGHQEPEEESENSGEISLEAVYEEDDNEVEQENEEGKVNLEIVDECDEQAEIKIATDTEVNGGERYSESLSEEGHGGQETDVVEGQEEYEENDQNNMEEAESDAQLLDDVQSAAISSNQQEQTGVANVETVQEEEGVGEIAGGSLSVSEEATDVEHDGNEVEEEESGFGEVVNDAGSEDILLSGQKKVLVLFSTMMVILAAVAAGFLLAKKKTKPVMLQHEDGEPTAISATKVVEHVPVENLIRERLSSLNFKEEEEEVGDDRKREVSSFPSEMSFSFSKNKPLHSCSNKKDDLKEHQSGGGGKKSNDSGESMASSASEYSIGSVSYGSFTTYEKIQKRSGHEEKEMITPVRRSSRIRNHQHSGQ
- the SR45 gene encoding arginine/serine-rich 45; its protein translation is MAKPSRGRRSPSVSGSSSRSSSRSRSGSSPSRSISRSRSRSRSLSSSSSPSRSVSSGSRSPPRRGKSPAGPARRGRSPPPPPSKGASSPSKKAVQESLVLHVDSLSRNVNEAHLKEIFGNFGEVIHVEIAMDRAVNLPRGHGYVEFKARADAEKAQLYMDGAQIDGKVVKATFTLPPRQKVSSPPKPVSAAPKRDAPKSDNAAADAEKDGGPRRPRETSPQRKTGLSPRRRSPLPRRGLSPRRRSPDSPHRRRPGSPIRRRGDTPPRRRPASPSRGRSPSSPPPRRYRSPPRGSPRRIRGSPVRRRSPLPLRRRSPPPRRLRSPPRRSPIRRRSRSPIRRPGRSRSSSISPRKGRGPAGRRGRSSSYSSSPSPRRIPRKISRSRSPKR
- the SR45 gene encoding arginine/serine-rich 45 (arginine/serine-rich 45 (SR45); FUNCTIONS IN: protein binding, RNA binding; INVOLVED IN: sugar mediated signaling pathway, nuclear mRNA splicing, via spliceosome, RNA splicing; LOCATED IN: nucleoplasm, nuclear speck, nucleolus; EXPRESSED IN: 24 plant structures; EXPRESSED DURING: 13 growth stages; CONTAINS InterPro DOMAIN/s: RNA recognition motif, RNP-1 (InterPro:IPR000504), Nucleotide-binding, alpha-beta plait (InterPro:IPR012677); BEST Arabidopsis thaliana protein match is: arginine/serine-rich protein-related (TAIR:AT1G79100.1); Has 35333 Blast hits to 34131 proteins in 2444 species: Archae - 798; Bacteria - 22429; Metazoa - 974; Fungi - 991; Plants - 531; Viruses - 0; Other Eukaryotes - 9610 (source: NCBI BLink).), producing MAKPSRGRRSPSVSGSSSRSSSRSRSGSSPSRSISRSRSRSRSLSSSSSPSRSVSSGSRSPPRRGKSPAGPARRGRSPPPPPSKGASSPSKKAVQESLVLHVDSLSRNVNEAHLKEIFGNFGEVIHVEIAMDRAVNLPRGHGYVEFKARADAEKAQLYMDGAQIDGKVVKATFTLPPRQKVSSPPKPVSAAPKRDAPKSDNAAADAEKDGGPRRPRERLSPRRRSPLPRRGLSPRRRSPDSPHRRRPGSPIRRRGDTPPRRRPASPSRGRSPSSPPPRRYRSPPRGSPRRIRGSPVRRRSPLPLRRRSPPPRRLRSPPRRSPIRRRSRSPIRRPGRSRSSSISPRKGRGPAGRRGRSSSYSSSPSPRRIPRKISRSRSPKRPLRGKRSSSNSSSSSSPPPPPPPRKT
- the SR45 gene encoding arginine/serine-rich 45 encodes the protein MAKPSRGRRSPSVSGSSSRSSSRSRSGSSPSRSISRSRSRSRSLSSSSSPSRSVSSGSRSPPRRGKSPAGPARRGRSPPPPPSKGASSPSKKAVQESLVLHVDSLSRNVNEAHLKEIFGNFGEVIHVEIAMDRAVNLPRGHGYVEFKARADAEKAQLYMDGAQIDGKVVKATFTLPPRQKVSSPPKPVSAAPKRDAPKSDNAAADAEKDGGPRRPRERLSPRRRSPLPRRGLSPRRRSPDSPHRRRPGSPIRRRGDTPPRRRPASPSRGRSPSSPPPRRYRSPPRGSPRRIRGSPVRRRSPLPLRRRSPPPRRLRSPPRRSPIRRRSRSPIRRPGRSRSSSISPRKGRGPAGRRGRSSSYSSSPSPRRIPRKISRSRSPKR
- the SR45 gene encoding arginine/serine-rich 45 (arginine/serine-rich 45 (SR45); CONTAINS InterPro DOMAIN/s: RNA recognition motif, RNP-1 (InterPro:IPR000504), Nucleotide-binding, alpha-beta plait (InterPro:IPR012677); BEST Arabidopsis thaliana protein match is: arginine/serine-rich protein-related (TAIR:AT1G79100.1).), which translates into the protein MAKPSRGRRSPSVSGSSSRSSSRSRSGSSPSRSISRSRSRSRSLSSSSSPSRSVSSGSRSPPRRGKSPAGPARRGRSPPPPPSKGASSPSKKAVQESLVLHVDSLSRNVNEAHLKEIFGNFGEVIHVEIAMDRAVNLPRGHGYVEFKARADAEKAQLYMDGAQIDGKVVKATFTLPPRQKVSSPPKPVSAAPKRDAPKSDNAAADAEKDGGPRRPRETSPQRKTGLSPRRRSPLPRRGLSPRRRSPDSPHRRRPGSPIRRRGDTPPRRRPASPSRGRSPSSPPPRRYRSPPRGSPRRIRGSPVRRRSPLPLRRRSPPPRRLRSPPRRSPIRRRSRSPIRRPGRSRSSSISPRKYVGTHLNFFLGGRGPAGRRGRSSSYSSSPSPRRIPRKISRSRSPKRPLRGKRSSSNSSSSSSPPPPPPPRKT
- the SR45 gene encoding arginine/serine-rich 45 (arginine/serine-rich 45 (SR45); FUNCTIONS IN: protein binding, RNA binding; INVOLVED IN: sugar mediated signaling pathway, nuclear mRNA splicing, via spliceosome, RNA splicing; LOCATED IN: nucleoplasm, nuclear speck, nucleolus; EXPRESSED IN: 24 plant structures; EXPRESSED DURING: 13 growth stages; CONTAINS InterPro DOMAIN/s: RNA recognition motif, RNP-1 (InterPro:IPR000504), Nucleotide-binding, alpha-beta plait (InterPro:IPR012677); BEST Arabidopsis thaliana protein match is: arginine/serine-rich protein-related (TAIR:AT1G79100.1); Has 62425 Blast hits to 38843 proteins in 1486 species: Archae - 39; Bacteria - 6019; Metazoa - 27409; Fungi - 8585; Plants - 6560; Viruses - 1329; Other Eukaryotes - 12484 (source: NCBI BLink).), with the protein product MAKPSRGRRSPSVSGSSSRSSSRSRSGSSPSRSISRSRSRSRSLSSSSSPSRSVSSGSRSPPRRGKSPAGPARRGRSPPPPPSKGASSPSKKAVQESLVLHVDSLSRNVNEAHLKEIFGNFGEVIHVEIAMDRAVNLPRGHGYVEFKARADAEKAQLYMDGAQIDGKVVKATFTLPPRQKVSSPPKPVSAAPKRDAPKSDNAAADAEKDGGPRRPRETSPQRKTGLSPRRRSPLPRRGLSPRRRSPDSPHRRRPGSPIRRRGDTPPRRRPASPSRGRSPSSPPPRRYRSPPRGSPRRIRGSPVRRRSPLPLRRRSPPPRRLRSPPRRSPIRRRSRSPIRRPGRSRSSSISPRKGRGPAGRRGRSSSYSSSPSPRRIPRKISRSRSPKRPLRGKRSSSNSSSSSSPPPPPPPRKT